In Hevea brasiliensis isolate MT/VB/25A 57/8 chromosome 13, ASM3005281v1, whole genome shotgun sequence, a single genomic region encodes these proteins:
- the LOC110650144 gene encoding uncharacterized protein LOC110650144 isoform X2: protein MPTAWKFKANLLIYVETDKDVIRERKCQLIKCNTTGNRTCHQTDRDIHSLSLSLSPSVSISMADQTQNPQIFELNNGTMLVKITNFGCIITSMPVPDKNGNLADVVLGFDSVEPYLVGTIM from the exons atGCCTACTGCTTGGAAGTTCAAGGCCAATCTCTTGATCTACGTGGAGACGGATAAGGACGTCATAAGAGAGAGAAAGTGCCAACTGATCAAATGTAATACAACAGGAAACAGAACTTGCCACCAAACAGACAGAGAcattcactctctctctctctctctgagccCCAGTGTTTCTATATCCATGGCAGATCAAACCCAGAATCCACAAATTTTTGAGCTCAACAATGGTACCATGCTCGTCAAGATCACGAATTTCGGTTGCATCATTACTTCCATGCCCGTACCTGATAAAAATG GGAATTTAGCTGATGTTGTTCTTGGATTTGACTCTGTTGAGCCATATCTG GTGGGCACAATTATGTAA
- the LOC110650147 gene encoding uncharacterized protein LOC110650147, translated as MSTIDLKLSRSNRIYCPSEPLQGKIVIKSPSSLSHYGIRLTVNGSVNLQIRGGSAGVIESFYGVIKPITIVNKSIEIRSSGKIDSGTTEIPFSVILKQPGEESLERFYETFHGTDISIQYLVTVDLMRGYLHKSLSTTMEFIVESDKADLLEQSVSSEMAIFYITQDTQRHPLLPELKSGGFRVTGRISTQCSLLDPISGELTVERSAVPICSIDIHLLRVESVLLGEKIVTETSLIQTTQIADGDVCYSMTLPIYVILPRLLTCPTVLAGPFSIEFKVSIVISFQSELSKLHTKSDPRTPRLWLAMETLPLELVRTK; from the exons ATGTCAACGATAGACCTCAAACTCTCTCGATCCAACCGAATCTATTGTCCCTCT GAACCTCTTCAAGGCAAAATCGTTATCAAGTCTCCATCTTCACTTTCTCACTATGGAATTCGCCTCACCGTCAATGGATCTGTTAACTTGCAG ATTCGGGGAGGATCTGCAGGAGTTATTGAGTCCTTTTATGGTGTTATAAAACCCATAACCATTGT GAATAAGAGCATCGAGATTAGATCTTCAGGCAAGATTGATTCAGGTACAACAGAG ATACCATTTTCTGTAATTTTGAAACAACCTGGAGAAGAAAGTTTAGAAAGGTTTTATGAGACCTTCCATGGAACAGACATTAGCATCCAG TATTTGGTGACTGTAGATTTAATGAGAGGGTACCTCCATAAATCATTATCTACAACAATGGAATTTATAGTTGAAAGCGATAAAG CTGATCTTCTTGAGCAATCAGTTTCTTCCGAGATGGCTATATTTTACATTACCCAAGACACTCAGAGACATCCACTGCTTCCCGAATTAAAGTCAG GTGGTTTTCGGGTGACTGGAAGGATATCCACTCAATGTTCCTTGTTGGATCCTATTAGTGGAGAGCTAACGGTAGAAAGATCTGCAGTTCCCATTTGCTCTATTGACATTCACTTGCTTCGAGTAGAGTCAGTTCTCCTTGGAGAGAAAATTGTGACTGAAACCTCGTTGATTCAGACCACACAG ATAGCTGATGGAGATGTCTGTTACAGTATGACTTTGCCCATCTATGTTATCCTGCCCCGTCTTTTGACTTGTCCAACTGTCTTAGCTGG TCCATTTTCAATTGAGTTCAAAGTGTCCATTGTTATCAGCTTTCAGTCAGAACTGTCCAAGTTGCATACAAAATCTGATCCAAGAACTCCAAGACTCTGG CTGGCAATGGAAACTTTACCGCTGGAACTTGTCCGTACAAAGTGA
- the LOC110650144 gene encoding uncharacterized protein LOC110650144 isoform X1 has product MPTAWKFKANLLIYVETDKDVIRERKCQLIKCNTTGNRTCHQTDRDIHSLSLSLSPSVSISMADQTQNPQIFELNNGTMLVKITNFGCIITSMPVPDKNGNLADVVLGFDSVEPYLLCLQLTFDHIHGISFPLRKVGTIM; this is encoded by the exons atGCCTACTGCTTGGAAGTTCAAGGCCAATCTCTTGATCTACGTGGAGACGGATAAGGACGTCATAAGAGAGAGAAAGTGCCAACTGATCAAATGTAATACAACAGGAAACAGAACTTGCCACCAAACAGACAGAGAcattcactctctctctctctctctgagccCCAGTGTTTCTATATCCATGGCAGATCAAACCCAGAATCCACAAATTTTTGAGCTCAACAATGGTACCATGCTCGTCAAGATCACGAATTTCGGTTGCATCATTACTTCCATGCCCGTACCTGATAAAAATG GGAATTTAGCTGATGTTGTTCTTGGATTTGACTCTGTTGAGCCATATCTG CTTTGCCTGCAATTAACATTTGATCATATTCATGGGATTTCCTTTCCCTTAAGAAAG GTGGGCACAATTATGTAA